From the genome of Scytonema hofmannii PCC 7110, one region includes:
- the dnaX gene encoding DNA polymerase III subunit gamma/tau has product MSYEPLHHKYRPKSFAELVGQEAITTTLTNAIRAAKIAPAYLFTGPRGTGKTSSARILAKSLNCLKSDKPTAEPCGVCDVCQGITKGYSLDVIEIDAASNTGVENVRDMIEKAQFAPVQCRYKVYSIDECLTGDSLVLTSEGYVRIGDRNIKGKQVLSYNESLGNWEFKKVLRWLDRGERQTLVIKTTKSEIRCTGNHLIRTDQGWVAARDVKEGMKILSPVNVDAVLSFTNLERMDVYADLPVDTNLREISTGKNHTTWNPSLNKLNYYVPSVAVDVEKSLIFPPFYKQKVKDLLVYSPIGTDTHTKRDTGFGNLERNISLLRLKFCHQKRSDLFTEHSLAIAPSLTQIKTADFPDWLGLTLKSNKNGWNIKPIAFKYYDQSYDLHLTKDTELNQSPATRSAIPNSKTFLTPLNLMGIKNLSQQSGSSKFLQKGLLGGFVMTVPLASAQKDTHRFNCIQRDFLPKKIKFLPVGLQKWATQQKQSFTTGAVQVKHTTTYGWAQTLVENSWQTSNSILFQQWITSLETVKYVRLAGVERVYDIEVADNHNFIANGLTVHNCHMLSTQAFNALLKTLEEPPKYVVFVLATTDPQRVLPTIISRCQRFDFRRINLEAMEKHLSHIAYQEKINISPESVTLIAQISQGGLRDAESLLDQLSLLTGEITPERVWDLVGSVSEWDLLYLLNAIASNNPEAVLDYIRKILDRGREPLIVLQNFAAFYRDLLIAKTAPNRDDLVTCTPQTWEALIDFAQEFEIGTILAGQQLLRTTEAQLKNTTQPRLWLEITLLGLLPSANLGTQQTPQQNGKLYTPTARITTPPPASPPISPPPSLPHSPSLPPSPTPSLSPPPPASPTPSLPPSPPPSSYEPQTAGETGYDLNQVWQQVLANLQPISRREILRQMCHLIEFDGSLARVAIKQAWYKKMQADQPKIAAAFKVTFNTDIQVNLELATSSTSTSSQTSSTQKKSTASPRPPISHEAHPTPAPPLPTPSAPSAPPPETIQPNKTPTPKTESVTNTKTSQNTAPPQTPNPPAIPTTNWETDEGAIAAQRLAQFFDGEVIRLTDDTELRDSGTSSNWDDESETDDEF; this is encoded by the coding sequence ATGTCCTACGAACCGCTTCACCATAAGTATCGCCCAAAGAGTTTTGCTGAATTGGTAGGGCAAGAAGCAATCACCACCACCCTTACCAACGCCATTCGTGCAGCTAAAATTGCCCCTGCTTACTTGTTTACTGGTCCTAGAGGTACTGGAAAAACTTCTAGCGCCCGTATTTTAGCAAAATCTCTCAATTGTCTCAAAAGTGACAAACCTACAGCCGAACCTTGCGGGGTCTGCGATGTTTGTCAAGGCATCACCAAAGGTTACTCTTTGGACGTAATTGAAATCGACGCTGCCAGTAACACTGGTGTCGAAAATGTCAGAGATATGATAGAAAAGGCACAATTCGCTCCAGTTCAGTGCCGCTATAAGGTTTATTCGATCGATGAATGTTTAACTGGAGATTCTTTAGTTTTAACTAGTGAGGGTTATGTTAGAATTGGGGATCGCAACATCAAAGGCAAGCAGGTTCTAAGTTACAACGAATCATTAGGAAACTGGGAATTTAAGAAAGTTCTCAGGTGGTTAGATCGGGGTGAACGCCAAACGTTAGTTATAAAAACAACAAAGAGTGAAATTAGATGCACTGGCAATCACTTAATTAGGACTGACCAAGGATGGGTAGCAGCAAGAGACGTAAAAGAAGGAATGAAGATACTATCCCCTGTGAATGTGGATGCGGTACTCTCATTTACAAATTTGGAACGGATGGACGTATACGCCGATTTGCCAGTGGACACCAATTTAAGGGAAATAAGTACGGGCAAAAATCATACGACCTGGAATCCATCCTTAAACAAGCTGAATTACTACGTCCCTTCTGTGGCTGTGGATGTGGAAAAAAGCTTGATATTCCCGCCTTTTTACAAACAAAAGGTAAAGGACTTGTTAGTATACAGTCCCATTGGCACAGACACCCATACAAAAAGGGACACGGGATTTGGGAACTTAGAACGGAACATTTCCTTGCTGAGGCTGAAGTTTTGTCATCAGAAACGCTCGGACTTATTTACGGAACACTCCTTGGCGATTGCTCCATCACTTACCCAAATAAAAACAGCCGATTTCCCAGATTGGCTTGGACTCACGCTCAAAAGCAACAAGAATGGTTGGAATATAAAGCCCATCGCCTTCAAGTACTACGACCAAAGCTACGATTTACACCTAACCAAGGATACGGAACTCAATCAGTCACCTGCAACACGTTCTGCCATCCCCAACTCAAAGACGTTTTTGACACCGTTAAACCTAATGGGGATAAAAAACTTGTCTCAACAGAGTGGCTCAAGCAAATTTCTTCAGAAGGGCTTGCTTGGTGGTTTTGTGATGACGGTTCCCTTAGCATCAGCCCAGAAGGATACCCACAGATTCAATTGCATACAGAGGGATTTTCTCCCAAAGAAAATCAAATTCTTGCCAGTTGGCTTACAGAAATGGGCTACCCAACAAAAACAAAGTTTTACAACAGGAGCAGTACAGGTAAAACATACCACTACATATGGATGGGCGCAGACACTAGTAGAAAATAGTTGGCAGACCTCAAACAGTATTCTATTCCAGCAATGGATTACAAGTTTGGAAACGGTCAAATATGTCCGCCTCGCTGGGGTTGAGCGCGTTTATGACATAGAAGTGGCCGACAATCACAACTTCATAGCTAATGGATTGACCGTTCATAACTGCCATATGCTCAGTACGCAAGCGTTTAATGCGTTACTGAAGACTCTAGAAGAACCACCTAAATATGTTGTCTTTGTCCTCGCAACAACTGACCCGCAACGGGTACTACCAACAATCATTTCCCGATGTCAACGGTTTGACTTTCGGAGAATCAATTTAGAGGCGATGGAAAAGCATTTAAGTCATATCGCCTATCAAGAAAAAATTAATATTTCTCCAGAATCTGTCACTTTAATAGCTCAAATTTCTCAAGGAGGGCTTCGGGACGCAGAAAGTCTCCTCGATCAGTTAAGCTTGTTAACTGGTGAAATCACCCCAGAACGAGTTTGGGATTTGGTCGGTTCAGTGAGTGAATGGGATTTGCTGTATTTACTGAATGCGATCGCATCTAACAACCCCGAAGCCGTTCTAGATTATATACGTAAAATTTTAGATCGAGGTCGAGAACCGTTAATTGTTCTCCAAAACTTTGCCGCATTTTACCGAGATTTACTGATTGCCAAAACAGCACCAAATCGTGACGATCTAGTGACTTGTACCCCTCAAACTTGGGAAGCACTGATTGATTTCGCCCAAGAATTTGAAATAGGAACAATTTTGGCAGGACAACAACTGTTGCGAACCACTGAAGCACAACTAAAAAACACCACCCAGCCACGTTTGTGGTTAGAGATAACATTATTGGGACTGTTACCCTCAGCAAATCTTGGAACTCAACAAACACCTCAGCAAAATGGCAAATTATACACTCCCACCGCCAGAATTACAACCCCACCCCCTGCATCGCCTCCAATCTCCCCCCCTCCCTCACTCCCTCACTCCCCCTCCCTCCCCCCTTCCCCCACTCCCTCACTCTCCCCTCCGCCCCCTGCGTCCCCCACTCCCTCACTCCCCCCATCTCCCCCTCCCTCTTCCTATGAACCTCAAACAGCAGGAGAGACAGGGTATGACCTCAATCAAGTTTGGCAGCAAGTTCTTGCGAATCTTCAACCCATTTCAAGAAGAGAGATCTTGCGTCAAATGTGCCATTTAATTGAATTTGATGGAAGTTTGGCACGTGTTGCAATTAAACAGGCATGGTATAAAAAAATGCAAGCAGATCAGCCTAAAATTGCAGCAGCATTTAAAGTAACTTTTAATACAGATATTCAAGTTAACCTAGAGCTAGCAACTTCCTCAACTTCTACTTCCTCTCAAACTTCCTCGACTCAAAAGAAGTCAACGGCATCCCCTCGTCCCCCTATCAGTCACGAAGCACACCCCACTCCTGCACCTCCTTTACCCACCCCTTCTGCACCGAGTGCGCCACCCCCCGAAACCATTCAACCAAACAAAACACCGACTCCAAAAACGGAATCGGTGACAAATACTAAAACATCACAAAATACGGCTCCACCTCAAACGCCAAATCCACCCGCAATTCCTACAACAAATTGGGAAACTGACGAAGGAGCAATTGCTGCTCAACGATTAGCTCAATTTTTTGATGGAGAAGTTATTCGATTGACAGATGATACTGAATTACGCGATTCTGGCACTTCATCTAATTGGGATGATGAATCAGAAACTGATGATGAGTTTTAG
- a CDS encoding glycosyltransferase — protein sequence MPANPWPENDPYKELDPLDSSEDLSGDLRYSNFSLLTDLSVSEESEEETSRSMSLPSRFRGRRRKAALVLTIVWSGTIALHLVSWGTLFVLGLTTILGIHTLVAVFARPKKHLEEMQGDWPLVSVLVAAKNEEAVIDRLVKNLCSLEYPEERYEVWIIDDNSTDKTPNVLAVLSQEYQKLKVLRREPDAGGGKSGALNQVLPLTKGEIVAVFDADAQVSSDLLLRVIPLFQKENLGAVQVRKVIANAAENFWTKGQAAEMALDAHMQQQRIATGGIGELRGNGQFVRREALLRCGGGGEETITDDLDLTFRLHLDDWNIECVFNPTVEEEGVTNAIALWHQRNRWAEGGYQRYLDYWDLILKNRMGTRKTWDLLMYMLLQYILPTAAVPDLLMAIVRHRPPILSPVTGLTVTMSITGMFAGLRRIRKDKEFKISTTLLLMLQTLRGTLYMFHWLVVMSTATARMSVRPKRLKWVKTVHQGKS from the coding sequence ATGCCAGCGAATCCCTGGCCCGAAAACGATCCTTATAAAGAACTCGATCCCCTTGACTCCTCGGAAGATTTGAGCGGCGATTTGCGCTATTCAAACTTCTCCTTGCTTACTGACCTATCAGTATCAGAAGAGTCAGAGGAGGAGACATCGCGTTCTATGTCTCTTCCATCCCGGTTTCGAGGTCGCAGACGCAAAGCTGCTCTGGTTTTGACAATAGTCTGGAGTGGTACGATCGCCCTGCATTTAGTTTCTTGGGGTACTTTGTTTGTATTGGGATTGACGACAATCTTAGGCATTCATACCCTAGTAGCAGTATTTGCTAGACCCAAAAAACATTTGGAAGAAATGCAAGGGGATTGGCCTTTAGTCTCTGTTTTAGTAGCAGCTAAAAATGAAGAAGCGGTTATAGACCGATTAGTCAAAAACCTTTGTAGTTTAGAATATCCAGAAGAACGTTACGAAGTCTGGATTATTGACGATAACAGTACTGACAAAACACCCAATGTACTCGCAGTCTTATCTCAAGAGTACCAAAAACTGAAGGTTTTGCGGCGAGAACCAGATGCGGGTGGAGGCAAATCGGGTGCCTTAAATCAGGTTTTACCTCTGACCAAGGGGGAAATTGTGGCAGTGTTTGATGCGGATGCCCAAGTGTCATCAGACCTACTACTGCGCGTCATACCTTTATTTCAAAAAGAAAATCTAGGTGCGGTACAGGTAAGAAAAGTTATTGCCAATGCCGCAGAGAATTTCTGGACAAAAGGTCAAGCAGCAGAAATGGCACTTGATGCTCATATGCAGCAGCAAAGAATTGCTACGGGTGGCATTGGTGAATTGCGGGGAAACGGTCAATTTGTTCGGAGAGAAGCCCTACTGCGTTGTGGCGGGGGGGGTGAGGAAACAATTACCGATGACTTAGATTTGACGTTTCGCTTGCATCTTGATGACTGGAACATTGAGTGCGTTTTCAATCCAACGGTAGAAGAAGAGGGTGTCACAAATGCGATCGCACTTTGGCATCAACGCAATCGTTGGGCAGAAGGTGGATACCAACGGTATTTGGATTATTGGGATCTCATTCTCAAAAACCGTATGGGGACTCGTAAAACCTGGGATTTATTGATGTATATGCTGTTACAGTACATCTTACCTACAGCCGCAGTACCAGATTTATTGATGGCAATAGTACGACATCGTCCACCAATTTTAAGCCCCGTAACAGGCTTAACAGTAACGATGTCAATAACAGGAATGTTTGCGGGTTTAAGGCGCATACGTAAAGACAAGGAGTTTAAAATTTCTACAACTCTTCTACTAATGCTTCAGACCCTACGCGGGACATTGTATATGTTCCATTGGCTAGTAGTCATGAGTACTGCCACTGCCCGCATGTCAGTACGACCAAAGCGTTTGAAATGGGTGAAAACGGTACATCAAGGGAAGAGTTAG
- the ebsA gene encoding type IV pilus biogenesis protein EbsA, with the protein MSIDQLQPATQQQASVYLPYIQGNNKRNFLPFAIGLYQKGVLEGHRKIEGSDNIPFVATWNVATLPSDLTRCRVQFDGNAELSYEVMMASFEFIVFLIELLENCKRHRTTDFSQTFYRKLLRIED; encoded by the coding sequence ATGTCTATCGATCAACTCCAGCCCGCCACTCAACAACAAGCAAGTGTTTACCTGCCTTACATTCAAGGTAATAACAAGCGTAATTTCTTGCCCTTTGCAATTGGTCTCTACCAAAAGGGTGTTTTGGAAGGTCACCGCAAGATAGAAGGCAGTGACAATATTCCCTTTGTTGCGACTTGGAATGTTGCTACTTTGCCATCAGACTTGACTCGCTGTCGAGTCCAGTTTGACGGTAATGCCGAATTGAGCTACGAAGTGATGATGGCAAGCTTCGAGTTTATTGTTTTTTTAATCGAACTTTTAGAAAACTGTAAACGCCACCGCACGACAGATTTTTCCCAAACCTTCTACCGGAAGTTGCTGCGTATAGAAGATTGA